Part of the Gammaproteobacteria bacterium genome, TGCCTTGTCCCGCTTCAGACGCTCCACCAGCCGGCGGGTGGCACCGCGGACCGACTCGGGTGTCGGGCCGTCCACGACGACGAGGAAGGTGCCGATGTATTGGGGAAACGCCGCCTTGTATGACTCGTAGGTGACCCGGAACGGCAATTCCGGGGACAGCATGTTCACCGTATCCGTATTAATGCTGAGATTCCTGACGCTGTACCAGGCCGATGCGAACGCCAGGCACAGCACCGTGACCACCACCCACCACCTGCGCCGCGCGACACGGTCCGTCCACCACGTCATGAATCTGTCGAATCGGGTGACCAAGGTTACGCTGTCAGTACCTTCATCCAAACGGGAAACCGGGGAGCGGGAGCGATATCACGCAGCGGATCATACCACTCGGACACCAAGGGACCGGGTATTCAGGTAGCGGCCGCGCCGGGAATACGGGGGATTGCCTTGCGGGTCCGGTGATTTTGGACTTTAAGGTATATATGGAGACGCGAAAAGGCTCGCACACCGCGCACTGGGAGCACCTTCACCACGATGCCGACATCGGTGTTAAGGGGTGGGGGGGTAGCGTCGCCGAGGCCTTCGAGCAGGCCGCGCTCGCGCTAACCGCGGTGGTCTGCGACCCGCAGCGCGTGCGCTGCGCTGAAACGCTGGACGTTCATTGCGAATCGCCCGAGCTGGACCTGTTGCTGGTGGAATGGCTGAACGAGCTGGTCTTCGAAAGCGCGACACGCAAGATGCTCTTCGGATGCTTCCGGGTGACGATAACCGATGGCGTGCTGGATGCCCGGGTCCGCGGCGAAGCGATCGACCGGGATCGCCACCGTCCCGCCACCGAACCCAAGGGGGCCACACTGACAGGCCTGCGGGTGGAACGTGGAACGGGTGAAAGCTGGAGTGCCGAGTGCGTTATCGATGTCTGAATTTCAGGACCACCACCCATGGATACCTCCGGACTGACACAAATCGACCCGAACTGCTGGCTGGCTGAGCCCGATGGCGGCATGCGCGTCCCGGCGATCTTCTACGCAGACGAGGCACTGCTGAGAGGGATGGACGAGAAGGTTCGTGAACAGGCCTGCAACGTCGCGAGACTGCCGGGAATCGTCGGTGCCTCCTACACCATGCCGGACGCCCACTGGGGTTACGGCTTTCCGATCGGCGGCGTCGCGGCATTCGACCCCGACGAGGGCGGAGTCGTCTCGGCGGGCGGTGTAGGATTCGACATCTCCTGCGGGGTACGAACCCTCACGACCGGGCTCACGCGCCGTGACGTCGAACCGATCAAAACACGGCTGGTCGAGCGGCTCTATCGGGACATTCCGGCGGGACTTGGCGCAACCGGCCGCATCAGCCTGAACGACAGGGAAATGGACGCCATGCTGAAAGGCGGCGCCCGCTGGGCCATCGCGCAGGGCTGGGGTGAGGAGAGCGATCTCGAGCGCATCGAGGAGACCGGACGCATGGCCGGTGCCCGACCGGACTGTGTGTCCGATCGCGCCAGACGCAGGCAACGCAACGAGATGGGCACGCTCGGCTCCGGAAACCACTACGCCGAGGTCCAGGAGATCTCGGAGATCTTCGACGAGGCGACGGCGCACGCGTTCGGGCTCGACCTGGGAGGCGTGGTGGTCTCGATTCACAGCGGATCCCGCGGTCTCGGACACCAGATCGGCACCGAGTTTCTCACCGAAATGGTAGCCGCGGCCCCCGCGATGGGCATCGATCTACCCGAACGGGAACTGGCCTGCGCACCACTGAGATCGGAGATGGGTGAGCGGTATCTGGGGGCGATGCGCGCGGCGATCAACTGTGCCCTGGCCAACCGCCAGATACTCAGCGAGCTGGTACGAGGTGTGTTCGCGGCCCTGTTTCCCGGGTGCAGGCTGAAATTGCTCTACGACGTCTCCCACAACACCTGCAAGGAGGAGACGCACCGGGTCGACGGGATCCCCCGCACCCTGTTCGTCCACCGCAAGGGCGCGACGCGCGCCTTCGGACCGGGCCATCCCGATATCCCGGCCTGGCTGCGGGATATCGGTCAGCCGGTCCTCATCGGCGGCTCCATGGGCACCGGTTCCCACATCCTGGTGGGGACGATCGCTTCCGGGGACCGCTCCTGGTCTTCGGCCTGCCACGGCGCCGGGCGAAACATGAGCCGCAGGCGCGCCAGCCGGCTCTGGCAGGGGAAACAAATCGTCAGGTCGCTCGCGAAGGAGGGCATCATTGTGCGCAGCCCCTCCGAGCGCGGCGTAGCCGAGGAGGCGCCAGGCGCCTACAAGGATGTCGACGCCGTCGTGGACGCGGCCGAGGCTGCCGGCCTGGCCCGCAAGGTGGCCAGGTGCCGGCCACTGGTGTGTGTCAAGGGCTGAGACGACTGCAGACCGGACCCGGCACGGGAGATACAGCGTCCCTTTGACCTGAATCAATCCGCTCGACCGCACCTTCTGCCAATGTCAACGCACGAACTCAAGGTATCCGGGCAGTGACTCTACTCAAAGACAGACGGCAAGCGGGCAGATTGCTGGTCGGCAGGTGTTCTGCCTACGCCGATCGCGAGGACGTCGTGTTGCTCGCCAAACCACCGGGGGGAATCCCTGTCGGTTACGAGATCGCCCATGCCCTGCATGCGCCACTGGACGTCATCAGTGTTCGTAACCTCGGTGTCCCGGGGATGCGTGATGCGGTGATGGGCAGCGTCACCACGGGGGGTATGCGCATGGTGAACGCGGACATCGTTCGATTGCTCGGTATCTCCCAGTTCGTGATCGATACCGTGGCGGCCGAAGAACAGACCCGCATGCAGCACAGCGAAGAACGGTACCGTGAAGGCTGGCCCGCGCTGCCGATACGAGACAGGACCTCGCTCGTCGTAACGGACGGTATCGCGACAGGCGCCTCGATGAAGGCCGCGGTCACCGCGCTTCGCAAGCGCGGTGCCTCGCGTGTCGTTGTCTGCGCGCCCGTCGCGTCGCGCGAAGGTCTCGACCGGGTCGAGGCGATCGCCGATGAGGTCGTCTGCCTCGACACCCCAGACCCATTCATCTCGGTGACCCGGTGGTACGAGGATGCATCTCCACCCGGGGACGAGGAATGCACTGCCCTACTCAAGAAATCCTCGCTCGATCTGTGCCGCCGCCCGGGGAGGCATACGGTGCACTAAGGCGATTTCTGTCAAATGCACCACGCGGATGCTCCGGCTGGGGAAATCCGGCTCAGGCCGGTGTCCGGTCAGTGACGAGTACGGCCGCACCACTGAGCCGGCCCTCGCGTAAGCGGTCCAGCGCCTCGTTGGCGTCTTCCAACGCGAACCGCTCGATCTCTGTCCGCACAGGAACCTGTGGAGCAAGGGCCAGAAACTCCTTCGCGTCCCGTCTGGTCAGATTGGCAACGGATCTGATCTCCCTTTCGCCCCACAGGATTCGATAGGGAAACGCAGGGATATCGCTCATGTGAATACCGCCGCAGACCACCACGCCACCCTTGCGGACCGCACGCAACGCCGCCGGCACCAGGCCGCCCACAGGGGCAAAGATGATGGCGGCGTCCAGTTCGACGTCCGGGCGCTTTGAGGAATCATCGGCCCAGAGCGCCCCCATCCGTCGGGCGAATGCCTGCGCCGCCGCATCCCCCGGGCGTGTAAACGCGTAAACCTTACGCCCCTGATGAACGGCGACCTGCGCAACGATGTGCGCGGCCGCTCCGAATCCGTAGATCCCGAGTCGCTTGGCGTCCCCGGTCTTCACCAGCGACCGGTAGCCGATGAGTCCCGCGCATAGCAACGGCGCGGCTTCCGCATCGTCGTAGGCGGAATCGATCGCGAAACAATAGCGCGCATCCGCCAGAACGTGATCCGCGAACCCGCCATCCAGCTGGTACCCGGTAAACCTCGCTGCATCGCACAGATTCTCCTGACCGCGTCGGCAATAGCCGCATTTCCCGCAGGTGAATCCTAGCCAGGGGACGCCCAGACGTGCGCCGGGGGCGTGATCGACGCCCTCCCCCTTCTCCACGACCTGTCCCACGATCTCGTGACCCGGGACGACAGGGTAAGGAATGTCAGGCAGTTCGCCGTCGACCACGTGCAGGTCGGTCCGGCAGACCCCGCAGGCAAGCACCCGCAACAGGACCTGTCCCGGACCCGGCCGGGGCGGCTCCCTA contains:
- a CDS encoding RtcB family protein, producing the protein MDTSGLTQIDPNCWLAEPDGGMRVPAIFYADEALLRGMDEKVREQACNVARLPGIVGASYTMPDAHWGYGFPIGGVAAFDPDEGGVVSAGGVGFDISCGVRTLTTGLTRRDVEPIKTRLVERLYRDIPAGLGATGRISLNDREMDAMLKGGARWAIAQGWGEESDLERIEETGRMAGARPDCVSDRARRRQRNEMGTLGSGNHYAEVQEISEIFDEATAHAFGLDLGGVVVSIHSGSRGLGHQIGTEFLTEMVAAAPAMGIDLPERELACAPLRSEMGERYLGAMRAAINCALANRQILSELVRGVFAALFPGCRLKLLYDVSHNTCKEETHRVDGIPRTLFVHRKGATRAFGPGHPDIPAWLRDIGQPVLIGGSMGTGSHILVGTIASGDRSWSSACHGAGRNMSRRRASRLWQGKQIVRSLAKEGIIVRSPSERGVAEEAPGAYKDVDAVVDAAEAAGLARKVARCRPLVCVKG
- a CDS encoding phosphoribosyltransferase, whose protein sequence is MTLLKDRRQAGRLLVGRCSAYADREDVVLLAKPPGGIPVGYEIAHALHAPLDVISVRNLGVPGMRDAVMGSVTTGGMRMVNADIVRLLGISQFVIDTVAAEEQTRMQHSEERYREGWPALPIRDRTSLVVTDGIATGASMKAAVTALRKRGASRVVVCAPVASREGLDRVEAIADEVVCLDTPDPFISVTRWYEDASPPGDEECTALLKKSSLDLCRRPGRHTVH
- a CDS encoding zinc-dependent alcohol dehydrogenase family protein gives rise to the protein MVLTRVDSPDLSLEIREPPRPGPGQVLLRVLACGVCRTDLHVVDGELPDIPYPVVPGHEIVGQVVEKGEGVDHAPGARLGVPWLGFTCGKCGYCRRGQENLCDAARFTGYQLDGGFADHVLADARYCFAIDSAYDDAEAAPLLCAGLIGYRSLVKTGDAKRLGIYGFGAAAHIVAQVAVHQGRKVYAFTRPGDAAAQAFARRMGALWADDSSKRPDVELDAAIIFAPVGGLVPAALRAVRKGGVVVCGGIHMSDIPAFPYRILWGEREIRSVANLTRRDAKEFLALAPQVPVRTEIERFALEDANEALDRLREGRLSGAAVLVTDRTPA
- a CDS encoding archease, whose translation is METRKGSHTAHWEHLHHDADIGVKGWGGSVAEAFEQAALALTAVVCDPQRVRCAETLDVHCESPELDLLLVEWLNELVFESATRKMLFGCFRVTITDGVLDARVRGEAIDRDRHRPATEPKGATLTGLRVERGTGESWSAECVIDV